DNA from Acidobacteriota bacterium:
TCTTCATCCTGGTTTCGATCGCCGGTTGGCAGATCTCGCGCGGCCGCCCGGTGTTCGGTAACCCCGGTTCGGTGCAACCGGCGTGGCGACGTCCCGAAGTCATCACGCTGCTGGTGATCCTTCTGATCGCAGCATTTCTCAGGATCTTCGCACTCGAAACCATTCCGGTGCCTCTCCATAACGACGAGATGAGCTGCATGCTCGAGGCTCGCGGCTTCCTCGACGGAGACACCTCTCTTTTCGACACCGGCTGGTTCAGATGCCCGAATCTCGGTTTCTTCCTCACCAGCATTCCGATGAAGGTCTTCGGCCCGACACTGTTCGTCCTGCGCCTCACGTCGGCGGTCCTCGGCCTGATCTCCCTGATTGCCACCTATCTGATCGTTCGCCGACTCTTCGGCGTGCGGCCGGCGTTGCTGCTGCTGATCATGACGACGCCATTTCACTGGCACCTGCACTTCAGCCGCACCGGATTCCACTACATGCAGGCGGCCTCCCTGACCGCGCTCGCCATCCTGCTGTTCGTGATTGCCTTCGACCGCCGCAGTCCGGTGCTCTTCGGCTGTGCCGGGGTGGTTGCAGGCATCGCCTGGCAGACCTACTACGCTGCCTGGCTGCTGCCGATCCTCCTCGTCGCGTGGTCGATCGCAAGGCTTTTGAGCGATCGCACGCTCGGAAAAACGGTGCTGATGGCGCTGACCTTCTCCGCGGTACTGTTTCTCGCCACCGTCGCCCCTCTGTTCGCCCACTACCTCGAGGACCCCGTCTCCGCGTCCTCGCGCACGACAAAGGTGTTTCTCTTCTCGGAGTACAACCGCCAGCACCTGGAGAGATCCTACGAAGAATCCGACCCGGTCTCGCTCCTGCTGTTGCATTCCACCAAGCTGTCGAAGCTCCTGATTGG
Protein-coding regions in this window:
- a CDS encoding glycosyltransferase family 39 protein, which gives rise to MSRTSTGWSVVAATIFAPLLLGGVGIAVAIRFNDSDDQWVAALVGWIIGWFFILVSIAGWQISRGRPVFGNPGSVQPAWRRPEVITLLVILLIAAFLRIFALETIPVPLHNDEMSCMLEARGFLDGDTSLFDTGWFRCPNLGFFLTSIPMKVFGPTLFVLRLTSAVLGLISLIATYLIVRRLFGVRPALLLLIMTTPFHWHLHFSRTGFHYMQAASLTALAILLFVIAFDRRSPVLFGCAGVVAGIAWQTYYAAWLLPILLVAWSIARLLSDRTLGKTVLMALTFSAVLFLATVAPLFAHYLEDPVSASSRTTKVFLFSEYNRQHLERSYEESDPVSLLLLHSTKLSKLLIGGAGDTSRQYGLQGRFIDPFLLPFFLAGLVYALFLIRTPGGQLLWIWFLGTMVVGGLLTVDAPFSPRLVGITSVVLLFPALAIDRVLRIEWITARRSRSAIAALLFTVLISLSWWWNLHTTFVRHGRPYWIENRDLIVRLAADLGSVRTIANFGDPEDFGHQAYRAMVPGVRGENLAGPGGRPEEKVEIVRSFGPRTLAIYPLGEEVFYGLCDEFPGATGGTILTDGGLDGFEWCYVE